The Symphalangus syndactylus isolate Jambi chromosome 3, NHGRI_mSymSyn1-v2.1_pri, whole genome shotgun sequence genome has a segment encoding these proteins:
- the LOC129478344 gene encoding spermatogenesis-associated protein 31A1-like → MPRAQLLESNAPIHMENLPFPLKLLSASSLNAPSPTPWVLDILLTLVFALGLFFLLLPYFSYLRCDDPPLTIAWEEKAGPSSSRFLVSQRHRVSRCPVRWRGRPRGRMKNHSLRACRECPRGLEETWDLLSHLQSLLGPYLDKGGLSQLSGPDLPGEVGRRAPDGASPSSHEPMEDAAPILSPVASPDPRAKHLQDLASTPSPGPRTTSVSSLSASQPPEPSLPLEQPSPEPPALFPHPPHTPDPLACSPPPLKGFPAPPLRGSTLMTPSPEAALPLGTVPQSLSPHGDLAASVPAIAGLDGSVSRVSASSWWQETTRTWCAFNSSVQKDHLSLQTDTTLSPLLFQAQPLSHLGPEPQPFISSTPQFRPTPMAQAEAQAHLQSSFPVLSPAFPSLIKNTGVACPASQNKVQALSLPETQHPEWPLVRKQLEGGLALPSRVQKSQDICSVPTPNLPQESLTSILPENFPVSPELQRQLEQHIKKWIIRHWGNLGRIQESPDLMQLGDESPGTSQAKGKPRPWQSSMSTGESSKGAQKVKFQLEKDPCPHLGQILRQTPQNLSRGMESFPGKVLRDTSEESERILRKPLSSDSGSDLLRCTERNRIENLLKAHIGRRLSQTNEGLVPLTVHRSWLAANQAFPVPNTHVKTSNLAAPESGKACVNTAQVLSFLEPCAQQVLGAHIVRLWAKHRWGLPLTVLKPIQCFKLEKVSSLSLTQLANPSSATCESGTGSKVEVATSLRKPPMASLRKQVLTKASVHTPESLLASSPAGEQFQMAPQGMPSWNGHGPLKAPSAGQEGRWPSKPLTYSLTGSTQQSRSLGAQSSKAGETREAVPQPRVPLGTCMLANLQATSEDVRGFEAPGTSKSSLLPTVSVSQDPRKLCLREEVVSEFEPGMATKSETQPQVSATVVLLPDGQASVLPHASENLASQVPQGHLQSMPTGNMGASLELRDFTAARRSNSNLGHKEVKNPNCQGSCESQRPMFPSTHKNENSRKPYEGLEKHENLEKHEERLEGLRTPQVTPVRKTEDTHQDEGIQLLPSKKQPPSVSHFGENINQFFQWAFSKKKCKPAPVTAESQKTVKKRSRVYSSSAEAQELMTAVGHILEEKMSLCHAHHASKVNQHKREFQAPVCGVPCNHRHLFHSEHSRILSYAASNQQATLKSQGCLNRERQIRDQQPLKSVRCNNEQWGL, encoded by the exons ATGCCCAGAGCTCAGTTGCTTGAAAGCAATGCGCCTATTCACATGGAGAATCTTCCCTTTCCTTTAAAATTACTTAGCGCCTCATCGCTGAACGCCCCCAGCCCCACACCATGGGTGTTGGATATCCTCCTCACCTTGGTGTTTGCCCTGGGGTTATTCTTTCTGTTACTCCCCTACTTCTCTTACCTCCGTTGTGACGACCCCCCCCTCACGATTGCCTGGGAAGAGAAAG CCGGTCCCAGCTCCTCGCGGTTTCTTGTCTCCCAGCGTCATCGTGTCTCCCGGTGTCCAGTACGGTGGAGGGGGAGGCCCAGAGGCAGGATGAAAAACCACAGTCTGAGAG CTTGTAGAGAGTGCCCGAGAGGCCTGGAGGAGACTTGGGACCTGCTTTCACACCTGCAGAG cctcctgggtCCATACCTTGACAAAGGTGGCCTTTCTCAGCTCTCCGGTCCAGACCTCCCAGGTGAGGTGGGCAGAAGAGCACCTGATGGAGCCTCCCCGTCCTCTCATGAGCCTATGGAAGATGCTGCTCCCATTCTCTCCCCGGTAGCTTCCCCGGATCCTCGAGCCAAGCATCTTCAGGATCTGGCCTCCACCCCATCACCAGGCCCAAGGACCACCTCAGTCTCCTCCCTAAGTGCCTCCCAGCCACCAGAACCTTCCCTTCCCCTAGAACAGCCCTCACCCGAGCCACCTGCACTTTTCCCTCACCCACCACACACGCCTGATCCTCTGGCCTGCTCTCCGCCTCCTCTGAAAGGTTTCCCTGCTCCCCCACTGCGGGGCTCCACACTGATGACTCCATCCCCTGAGGCAGCACTTCCACTGGGCACCGTCCCTCAAAGCTTGTCTCCACATGGAGATTTGGCAGCTTCTGTCCCAGCCATCGCAGGCCTTGACGGCTCAGTCAGTCGTGTTTCTGCCTCCTCCTGGTGGCAGGAGACAACCAGAACCTGGTGCGCCTTCAACTCATCAGTCCAGAAAGATCATCTTTCCC TTCAAACGGATACTACACTGTCCCCACTGCTTTTCCAGGCCCAGCCCCTGTCCCATCTGGGGCCCGAGCCCCAACCCTTTATTTCATCCACACCCCAATTCCGGCCCACACCTATGGCTCAGGCTGAGGCTCAGGCCCATCTTCAATCCTCTTTCCCAGTCCTATCTCCTGCTTTTCCATCCCTGATTAAGAACACTGGAGTAGCTTGCCCTGCATCACAGAACAAAGTGCAAGCTCTCTCCCTACCTGAAACTCAGCACCCTGAATGGCCTTTGGTGAGGAAACAACTAGAAGGTGGGTTGGCTTTACCCTCTAGGGTCCAAAAATCTCAGGACATCTGTAGTGTCCCCACTCCTAACCTTCCTCAGGAAAGCTTGACATCCATTCTGCCTGAGAACTTTCCAGTCAGTCCTGAACTCCAGAGACAACTGGAGCAACACATAAAAAAGTGGATCATCAGACACTGGGGCAACCTGGGAAGGATCCAAGAGTCTCCGGATCTGATGCAGCTTGGGGACGAATCGCCAGGGACAAGTCAGGCCAAGGGCAAACCCAGGCCCTGGCAGTCCTCCATGTCCACAGGCGAAAGCAGCAAGGGGGCACAGAAGGTGAAGTTCCAGCTAGAGAAGGACCCGTGCCCACATCTGGGGCAAATTCTGAGGCAGACCCCGCAAAATCTATCCAGGGGCATGGAAAGCTTCCCAGGGAAGGTTCTGAGGGACACCTCTGAGGAGTCGGAAAGGATCTTGAGGAAGCCCTTGAGTAGTGACTCGGGAAGTGATTTACTAAGATGCACAGAGAGGAATCGTATAGAAAACCTCCTGAAAGCCCACATAGGCAGAAGGTTGAGCCAGACCAACGAGGGCTTGGTCCCCCTGACTGTGCATCGATCCTGGCTTGCTGCCAACCAGGCTTTTCCCGTGCCCAACACCCACGTGAAAACCAGCAATCTAGCAGCCCCGGAAAGTGGGAAAGCCTGTGTGAACACAGCCCAGGTGCTTTCCTTCCTCGAGCCGTGTGCTCAGCAGGTGCTGGGAGCCCACATTGTGAGGTTATGGGCCAAACACAGGTGGGGTCTACCCCTCACAGTCCTCAAGCCCATTCAGTGCTTTAAACTGGAAAAGGTTTCATCCTTGTCCCTTACACAGCTTGCCAATCCCTCCTCAGCCACCTGTGAATCTGGGACTGGCTCAAAAGTTGAGGTGGCCACGTCCCTTAGAAAGCCACCAATGGCAAGTCTGAGAAAGCAGGTGCTGACCAAAGCATCTGTTCACACGCCAGAGAGTCTTCTGGCCTCCTCACCTGCAGGTGAGCAGTTCCAGATGGCCCCACAAGGGATGCCATCTTGGAATGGTCATGGGCCCTTGAAGGCTCCTTCAGCTGGACAGGAGGGCAGGTGGCCATCTAAGCCCCTCACATACAGCCTCACAGGCAGCACCCAGCAGAGCAGGAGCTTAGGAGCCCAATCTTCAAAGGCTGGAGAGACCAGGGAGGCAGTGCCACAACCCAGAGTCCCCTTGGGAACCTGTATGCTGGCAAACCTCCAAGCCACAAGTGAGGATGTGCGTGGTTTTGAGGCTCCAGGGACCAGCAAAAGCTCTCTACTCCCTACAGTGTCTGTCTCCCAAGATCCAAGAAAGCTGTGCCTTAGGGAGGAGGTTGTTAGTGAATTTGAGCCTGGAATGGCCACGAAGTCAGAGACTCAGCCTCAAGTTTCTGCCACTGTTGTGCTCCTTCCAGATGGGCAAGCATCTGTTCTGCCCCATGCTTCAGAGAATTTGGCTTCTCAGGTGCCCCAGGGCCATCTCCAGAGCATGCCTACTGGGAACATGGGGGCTTCCCTGGAGCTACGTGACTTCACGGCAGCCAGAAGGAGCAACAGCAACCTGGGGCACAAGGAGGTCAAGAACCCAAACTGTCAAGGCTCATGCGAGAGCCAAAGGCCGATGTTTCCCTCTACTCACAAGAATGAGAACTCTAGGAAGCCCTACGAGGGcttagaaaaacatgaaaacttaGAAAAACATGAAGAGAGGCTTGAAGGATTGAGGACTCCTCAAGTTACCCCAGTCAGGAAAACAGAAGACACCCATCAGGATGAAGGCATCCAGCTACTGCCATCAAAGAAACAGCCTCCTTCAGTAAGCCACTTTGGAGAAAACATCAACCAATTTTTTCAGTGggctttttcaaagaaaaaatgtaagcCAGCACCAGTCACTGCTGAGAgtcaaaaaacagtaaaaaagagATCACGTGTGTACAGCAGCAGTGCTGAAGCTCAGGAGCTCATGACAGCAGTTGGACACATACTGGAGGAGAAAATGTCACTTTGCCATGCGCACCATGCCTCGAAGGTAAATCAGCACAAACGGGAGTTTCAAGCCCCCGTCTGTGGGGTTCCCTGCAACCACAGGCACCTCTTCCACTCAGAACACAGCAGAATACTGAGCTATGCAGCCAGCAATCAACAAGCCACTCTCAAGAGCCAGGGTTGTCTCAACAGAGAGAGGCAAATCAGAGATCAGCAGCCCTTGAAAAGTGTCCGGTGCAACAATGAACAATGGGGCCTGTGA